A stretch of the Planctomycetota bacterium genome encodes the following:
- a CDS encoding acyloxyacyl hydrolase: MPPAKPLVRLYCAACVLVVAAQAAAQLSELGPSEPDPSEPLRFAHDQDEAAGDLPEAAGPRRYGLEGQRNWVFNGSVAANGEALDTGFTASFNEFIVDDIEYLLELGVWYFNEFESADSGGISGSLGFRWHFINRQKWTAFADIGIGVLFATDTVPPEGTGFNFMPRAGVGVTRELYGDTRLIAGVRWHHISNARINGEARNPARDSPLLYVGVVIPF; the protein is encoded by the coding sequence ATGCCACCGGCCAAGCCCCTGGTTCGACTGTATTGCGCGGCGTGCGTCCTGGTGGTCGCGGCGCAGGCCGCTGCGCAGCTGTCGGAGCTGGGGCCGAGCGAGCCCGATCCGAGCGAGCCGCTGCGGTTCGCGCACGACCAGGACGAGGCCGCGGGCGATCTGCCCGAGGCGGCCGGCCCGCGTCGCTACGGCCTCGAGGGCCAGCGGAACTGGGTGTTCAACGGGTCGGTGGCGGCCAACGGCGAGGCCCTGGACACGGGCTTCACGGCGAGCTTCAACGAGTTCATCGTCGACGACATCGAGTACCTGCTCGAGCTGGGCGTCTGGTACTTCAACGAGTTCGAGAGCGCCGACTCGGGCGGCATCAGCGGCTCGCTGGGCTTCCGCTGGCACTTCATCAACCGCCAGAAGTGGACGGCCTTCGCCGACATCGGCATCGGCGTTCTGTTCGCCACCGACACCGTACCGCCCGAGGGCACAGGCTTCAACTTCATGCCCCGTGCGGGCGTGGGCGTGACGCGGGAGCTGTACGGCGACACGCGGCTGATCGCCGGCGTGCGGTGGCACCACATCTCGAACGCGCGGATCAACGGCGAGGCGCGCAACCCGGCGCGGGATTCGCCGCTGCTCTACGTCGGCGTCGTGATTCCGTTCTAG
- a CDS encoding AtpZ/AtpI family protein — MADHQRRGGITSMRTRMGGWAAGVDFAAMVLSFVLLGWGADALFGTSPILLIVFAVVGLLAGFTAFLRTASRLNRERDR; from the coding sequence GTGGCCGACCACCAGCGCAGGGGGGGCATCACGTCCATGCGCACCCGCATGGGCGGCTGGGCGGCGGGCGTCGACTTCGCCGCGATGGTGCTGAGCTTCGTGTTGCTGGGCTGGGGCGCCGATGCCCTATTCGGCACCTCGCCCATTCTGCTGATCGTCTTCGCGGTAGTCGGGCTGCTGGCGGGCTTCACCGCGTTCCTGCGAACCGCCAGCAGGCTCAATCGGGAGCGTGACCGGTGA
- a CDS encoding metallopeptidase family protein, producing the protein MSIDASHRARFDGLLERVIAALPERVAAVLEEVPVHVLDEPDERILADLGVPREHWEDERDSLCGLQTGHMLTERSIEDPADLGTQIHLFRRGIAQVAGGWEADDATLRAEIQITLLHELGHHFGLDEEDLDQLGYA; encoded by the coding sequence ATGAGCATCGACGCCAGCCACCGCGCCCGGTTCGATGGGCTGCTCGAGCGGGTCATTGCCGCGCTGCCCGAGCGGGTGGCGGCCGTGCTCGAGGAGGTTCCCGTGCACGTGCTGGACGAGCCCGACGAACGCATCCTGGCGGACCTGGGCGTGCCCCGCGAGCACTGGGAGGACGAACGCGACAGCCTGTGCGGGCTGCAGACCGGGCACATGCTCACCGAACGCTCGATCGAGGACCCCGCCGACCTGGGCACCCAGATCCACCTGTTCCGGCGCGGGATCGCCCAGGTCGCCGGCGGCTGGGAGGCCGACGATGCAACCCTTCGGGCGGAGATCCAGATAACGCTGCTGCACGAGCTGGGCCACCATTTCGGCCTGGACGAGGAGGATCTGGACCAACTGGGCTACGCCTGA
- the alaS gene encoding alanine--tRNA ligase — MSTTNPTSTATWTGAAVRRSFIEHFEKLAGAPHAFVPSAPVVPLDDPTLLFINAGMNQFKPIFLGQVDPSSDFAQLRRAANSQKCIRAGGKHNDLEDVGRDTYHHTFFEMLGNWSFGDYFKAEAIQWAWDLLTTVWGLPADRMHATYFGGDAKLGLGPDEEARDLWLRHLPPERVLPFGHKDNFWEMGDTGPCGPCSELHFDRVGGRDASKLVNADDPDVIEIWNLVFIQYDRQNDGSLRELPARHVDTGMGLERVLSVLQDKPSNYDTDLFAPIFEAIQRTTGVRPYAGKLGAEDEGQIDFAYRVIADHARALTFAITDGAVPSNEGRGYVLRRILRRAVRMGWQKLGARPGFLGELVAVIVEHYGEAFPELKKSPDRVAGIIRDEEESFGRTMDRGIKLFEEIAGERGSMISGADAFQLYDTYGFPFDLTQVMAEERGLTVDEEGFEQAMAEQRERARAAAKGGDDDRLVLDGDAIAKLRHLHVNPTDDADKHHGREIRARVKAIWNGKNLDEHAQASDALRAVGVLLDKTNFYAEAGGQQPDEGRLFVTREISTTVRDAHHGGEFHVRDAQSFGGYVLHIGVVTRGELRVGDEVTCHVDANRRLRLAANHTATHLFNYGLREVIARDGQAPEQRGSLVAPDRLRFDFDASGPIKPDDLGAIEGLVRHAIEQDHAVHADLVKQDEALAINGLRAVFGEKYPNPVRVVSIGAAIDAMVADPDNERWRGFSVELCGGTHLARTSQAEAFAIVHEEGVAKGIRRVVAVTRDEATQAIEAADGLERDLAETAKLADDQLDAHVTRLGKAIDEGTLPVSRKAELRAQLGALQDRVKAARKAQAQRAATRAVEQATGLAESMGDGNPLVEAIEAMGDRGALQQACAAIRRQLPDSPVMLLSVDADGKVAILADVPQIAVDRGLKAGDWLREVAGILGGKGGGKPTQAQGGGPDAGRLDEAIERARTIAAAAIA, encoded by the coding sequence ATGAGCACCACCAACCCAACGTCGACCGCGACCTGGACCGGCGCCGCCGTCCGCCGCTCGTTCATCGAGCACTTCGAGAAGCTGGCCGGCGCGCCGCACGCCTTCGTGCCCTCCGCCCCGGTCGTGCCGCTGGACGACCCGACGCTGCTGTTCATCAACGCGGGCATGAACCAGTTCAAGCCCATCTTCCTGGGCCAGGTCGATCCCTCCAGCGACTTCGCGCAGCTCCGCCGCGCCGCCAACAGCCAGAAGTGCATCCGCGCGGGCGGCAAGCACAACGACCTCGAGGACGTCGGCCGCGACACCTACCACCACACCTTCTTCGAGATGCTCGGCAACTGGTCCTTCGGTGACTACTTCAAGGCCGAGGCCATCCAGTGGGCCTGGGACCTGCTCACCACCGTCTGGGGCCTGCCCGCCGACCGCATGCACGCCACCTACTTCGGCGGCGACGCGAAGCTCGGGCTGGGCCCCGACGAAGAGGCCCGCGACCTCTGGCTGCGACACCTGCCACCCGAGCGGGTGCTGCCCTTCGGCCACAAGGACAACTTCTGGGAGATGGGCGATACCGGCCCCTGCGGCCCGTGCAGCGAGCTGCACTTCGATCGCGTCGGAGGCCGCGATGCCTCCAAGCTCGTCAACGCCGACGATCCGGACGTCATCGAGATCTGGAACCTGGTGTTCATCCAGTACGACCGCCAGAACGACGGCTCGCTGCGGGAGCTTCCCGCGAGGCACGTCGACACCGGCATGGGCCTGGAGCGCGTGCTGAGCGTGCTGCAGGACAAGCCCAGCAACTACGACACCGACCTGTTCGCGCCCATCTTCGAGGCCATCCAGAGAACCACCGGCGTGCGGCCCTACGCGGGCAAGCTCGGCGCCGAGGACGAGGGCCAGATCGACTTCGCCTACCGCGTGATCGCCGACCACGCCCGCGCGCTCACCTTCGCGATCACCGACGGGGCCGTCCCGAGCAACGAGGGGCGGGGCTACGTGCTCCGCCGCATCCTCCGGCGGGCCGTCCGCATGGGCTGGCAGAAGCTCGGCGCCAGGCCTGGCTTCCTGGGCGAACTCGTCGCGGTCATCGTCGAGCACTACGGCGAGGCGTTCCCCGAGCTGAAGAAGTCGCCCGACCGCGTCGCGGGCATCATCCGCGACGAGGAGGAGAGCTTCGGGCGGACGATGGACCGCGGCATCAAGCTGTTCGAGGAGATCGCCGGCGAGCGCGGCTCGATGATCTCCGGCGCCGACGCCTTCCAGCTCTACGACACCTACGGCTTCCCCTTCGACCTCACGCAGGTCATGGCCGAGGAGCGGGGCCTCACCGTCGACGAGGAGGGCTTCGAGCAAGCCATGGCCGAGCAGCGCGAGCGGGCGCGGGCGGCGGCGAAGGGCGGGGACGACGACCGCCTCGTCCTCGACGGCGACGCGATCGCCAAGCTCCGGCACCTGCACGTCAACCCGACCGACGACGCCGACAAGCACCACGGCCGCGAGATCCGCGCCCGCGTGAAGGCCATCTGGAACGGCAAGAACCTGGACGAACACGCCCAGGCCAGCGACGCCCTGCGCGCGGTGGGCGTGCTGCTGGACAAGACCAACTTCTACGCCGAGGCCGGCGGCCAGCAGCCCGACGAGGGCCGCCTGTTCGTGACCAGGGAGATCAGCACCACCGTCCGCGACGCCCACCACGGCGGCGAGTTCCACGTGCGGGACGCCCAGTCCTTCGGCGGCTACGTGCTGCACATCGGCGTCGTCACCCGGGGCGAGCTGCGCGTGGGCGATGAGGTCACCTGCCACGTCGACGCCAACCGCCGGCTCCGCCTCGCGGCCAACCACACCGCGACGCACCTGTTCAACTACGGGCTCCGCGAGGTGATCGCACGGGACGGCCAGGCCCCCGAGCAGCGGGGCTCGCTGGTCGCCCCCGATCGCCTCCGCTTCGACTTCGATGCCTCCGGGCCCATCAAGCCCGACGACCTCGGCGCCATCGAGGGCCTCGTGCGGCACGCCATCGAGCAGGACCACGCGGTGCACGCCGACCTCGTGAAGCAGGACGAGGCGCTGGCGATCAACGGGCTGCGAGCCGTCTTCGGCGAGAAGTACCCCAACCCGGTCCGCGTGGTGTCCATCGGCGCAGCCATCGATGCGATGGTGGCCGATCCGGACAACGAGCGCTGGCGGGGCTTCTCGGTCGAGCTGTGCGGCGGCACGCACCTGGCGCGCACCAGCCAGGCCGAGGCCTTCGCGATCGTGCACGAGGAGGGCGTCGCCAAGGGCATCCGCCGGGTGGTCGCCGTCACGCGGGATGAAGCGACGCAGGCGATCGAGGCTGCCGATGGCCTCGAGCGCGACCTGGCCGAGACCGCCAAGCTCGCCGACGACCAGCTCGATGCGCACGTCACGCGGCTGGGCAAGGCCATCGACGAGGGGACGCTGCCCGTCTCGCGGAAGGCCGAGCTGCGCGCGCAGTTGGGCGCACTCCAGGATCGCGTGAAGGCCGCCCGCAAGGCGCAGGCGCAGCGGGCGGCCACGCGGGCCGTGGAGCAGGCCACCGGGCTCGCGGAGTCCATGGGCGACGGCAACCCGCTCGTCGAGGCCATCGAGGCCATGGGCGATCGCGGCGCGCTCCAGCAGGCCTGTGCGGCCATCCGCAGGCAGCTGCCGGATTCGCCGGTGATGCTGCTGTCGGTCGATGCCGACGGCAAGGTCGCCATCCTTGCCGACGTCCCCCAGATCGCCGTCGATCGCGGGCTCAAGGCGGGCGACTGGCTCCGCGAGGTGGCCGGCATCCTGGGCGGCAAGGGCGGCGGCAAGCCGACGCAGGCCCAGGGCGGCGGGCCCGACGCCGGCCGGCTCGACGAGGCCATCGAGCGGGCCCGGACCATCGCCGCCGCGGCCATCGCCTGA
- a CDS encoding nuclear transport factor 2 family protein, producing the protein MAVAACVGTAALGFGVLESLEPVPLQDGTIVVQSRTDPSADALDQELRAFAQRYVETLAGGDDGAIATLYADEARFAWFTDGVRLYDSAADVTNSLGEIRGMGAALETTLRDVEVVPLAEGLAEIRALFRTRATIGDREAFAYAGAMTMVVERAGDGWVVVGGHSSTPSAPPRRTTER; encoded by the coding sequence GTGGCCGTCGCCGCGTGCGTAGGCACGGCGGCGCTGGGATTCGGCGTGCTCGAGTCGCTCGAGCCCGTGCCGTTGCAGGACGGCACAATCGTCGTGCAGTCGCGGACCGATCCGTCGGCCGACGCGCTCGACCAAGAGCTGCGGGCCTTCGCGCAGCGTTACGTCGAGACGCTCGCCGGCGGCGACGACGGCGCGATCGCGACGCTCTACGCCGATGAGGCCCGCTTCGCGTGGTTCACCGATGGCGTACGCCTGTACGACAGCGCGGCGGACGTCACGAACAGCCTCGGCGAGATCCGCGGGATGGGCGCGGCGCTCGAGACGACGCTGCGCGACGTCGAGGTGGTGCCGCTGGCCGAGGGGCTGGCCGAGATCCGTGCGCTGTTCCGAACCCGCGCGACCATCGGCGACCGCGAGGCCTTTGCTTACGCGGGCGCCATGACGATGGTGGTGGAGCGCGCCGGCGACGGCTGGGTGGTCGTCGGCGGGCACTCCTCGACGCCGAGTGCTCCGCCGCGTCGGACTACCGAACGCTGA
- a CDS encoding Hpt domain-containing protein, producing MSREPASAPPIYSPLENNPQMREIVVLFVRELPEHIDALRRASGPTPDPETAQRVAHQLRGVAAAYGFEELGEIAAGVEDQLVARERSGGDAEPLAGIVAPLVDYCARIRVSDASEAA from the coding sequence ATGTCCCGTGAGCCCGCATCGGCTCCGCCGATCTACAGCCCGCTCGAGAACAACCCGCAGATGCGGGAGATCGTGGTGCTGTTCGTCCGCGAGCTGCCGGAGCACATCGACGCATTGCGGCGAGCCTCGGGCCCCACGCCCGATCCGGAGACCGCCCAGCGGGTCGCCCACCAGCTGCGGGGTGTCGCCGCCGCGTACGGATTCGAGGAACTCGGCGAGATCGCCGCCGGCGTCGAGGACCAACTGGTCGCCCGCGAACGGTCCGGCGGAGACGCCGAACCCCTCGCCGGCATCGTGGCGCCGCTCGTGGATTACTGCGCCCGCATCCGCGTGTCGGATGCATCCGAGGCCGCCTGA
- a CDS encoding VOC family protein, whose product MANDVAHFAIHADDCERARRFYGSVFGWTFEAWGPPGFWRVFTGGGIEGALHERLEPVSGTGMIGYECSIAVEDVHAIEGAIRDHGGEILRPPMRIEGVGTVLQFRDTEGNVAQAMQYADGVRQ is encoded by the coding sequence ATGGCCAACGACGTCGCCCACTTCGCCATCCACGCCGACGACTGCGAGCGCGCGAGACGCTTCTACGGCTCGGTCTTTGGATGGACGTTCGAGGCGTGGGGGCCGCCGGGCTTCTGGCGGGTGTTCACGGGCGGGGGCATCGAGGGCGCGCTGCACGAGCGGCTCGAGCCGGTCAGCGGCACGGGCATGATCGGGTACGAGTGCAGCATCGCCGTCGAGGACGTACACGCCATCGAGGGGGCCATCCGCGACCACGGCGGCGAGATCCTCCGCCCGCCGATGCGGATCGAGGGCGTGGGCACCGTGCTCCAGTTCCGGGATACCGAGGGCAACGTGGCCCAGGCCATGCAGTACGCCGACGGCGTGCGCCAGTGA
- a CDS encoding helix-turn-helix transcriptional regulator: MRSIAATLPGGYRIEEHAHGWAQLVYAISGAMTVRTADAAWVVPPRRAVWMPAATPHAIEAATALSLRTLYLAPSLCNTLPTGCRVLPVSGLLRELVLHVVEAGHLRGEHDADARLARVLADRIAVSDPSPLRLAMPADERARRVAERILASPGADASADELAAGSGASTRTIQRLFRREAGMTLSKWRQRARLLHAVTLLAEGRSVGQVADACGYRSASAFVSMFRLEMGRTPRSYREHADGGA, from the coding sequence GTGCGATCGATCGCCGCCACGCTGCCGGGCGGCTACCGGATCGAGGAGCACGCGCACGGGTGGGCCCAGCTCGTCTACGCGATCTCGGGGGCCATGACCGTGCGGACCGCCGACGCCGCCTGGGTGGTGCCCCCGCGGCGGGCGGTGTGGATGCCGGCGGCGACGCCGCACGCGATCGAGGCGGCGACGGCGCTGTCGCTCCGCACGCTGTACCTCGCACCCTCGCTCTGCAACACCCTGCCGACCGGCTGCCGCGTGCTTCCGGTCTCGGGTCTGCTTCGGGAGCTCGTGCTGCACGTCGTCGAAGCGGGCCACCTACGAGGCGAGCACGACGCGGACGCCCGGCTCGCACGAGTGCTCGCCGACCGCATCGCCGTGAGTGATCCATCGCCGTTACGGCTGGCGATGCCGGCCGACGAGCGTGCGCGGCGCGTGGCGGAACGAATCCTGGCGAGTCCGGGGGCCGACGCCTCGGCCGACGAGCTGGCAGCCGGCAGCGGCGCGAGCACGCGCACCATCCAGCGGCTCTTCCGACGCGAGGCCGGCATGACGCTCTCGAAGTGGCGCCAGCGGGCGCGGCTGCTGCACGCGGTCACGCTGCTGGCGGAGGGGCGCTCCGTCGGCCAGGTCGCCGACGCTTGCGGCTACCGCAGCGCGAGCGCCTTCGTCTCGATGTTCCGCCTGGAGATGGGCCGGACGCCCCGGAGCTACCGTGAGCACGCCGATGGAGGGGCCTAG
- a CDS encoding S49 family peptidase, translated as MPLTLRHRVPLAAGLAMAAATLAHAGDARDRVGLLEISGTPAEAPNPFAWLFGDQEPTLRDLVGAIEDSADSQDLDHLVIRLKDASLGWSHVDELGQAIAKVDVPVTVFAEQMGPTDLMLASYADNVLMQRAGDVSLPGLYMEEMFLADTLDWVGMEAQLIQVGDYKGANEQLTRSGPSEAWDQNISGLLDGLYGHMLTTIGDGRGMDRPAIEASMESLWMAQADDAVRAGLVDRELDLPALAETVAGEDDPRIVKITAGASRADFDTSNPFAIFQLLSREPDRSLDGPTIAVLHLTGSIMTGDSSSGGLFGGQTIGSRSVRNILKELGEEDMVKGVVLRIDSPGGSATASEIIWQGVRELREQKPVWVSVGSMAASGGYYIAVAGEKIYANPSSILGSIGVVGGKISMAELYDELKINVVGRARGPRADIFASDRRWNDDQIALVRGKMVEIYDQFTDRVQRGRAGIDLSKTAEGRLFLGKDAVGLEMADEVGSLDDAVADLAQHVGLTEYDVRPYPGPKSLEQFLDETFGGMASAPGLLAGSPSVEHLPMLRAARAAMGEAAWKQLATALEGFALLRDEHVVLTAPSVFSVR; from the coding sequence ATGCCGTTGACCTTGCGACACCGCGTCCCGCTGGCCGCCGGCCTGGCGATGGCCGCCGCAACCCTTGCCCACGCCGGCGACGCCCGCGACCGCGTCGGCCTGCTCGAGATCTCCGGCACCCCCGCCGAGGCGCCCAACCCCTTCGCCTGGCTCTTCGGCGACCAGGAGCCCACCCTCCGCGACCTCGTCGGCGCCATCGAGGATTCGGCCGACAGCCAGGACCTCGACCACCTGGTCATCCGCCTCAAGGACGCGTCGCTCGGCTGGTCGCACGTCGACGAGCTGGGCCAGGCCATCGCCAAGGTCGACGTCCCGGTGACGGTCTTCGCCGAGCAGATGGGCCCGACCGACCTCATGCTCGCCAGCTACGCCGACAACGTGCTGATGCAGCGCGCCGGCGACGTATCGCTGCCGGGCCTGTACATGGAGGAGATGTTCCTGGCCGACACGCTCGACTGGGTCGGCATGGAGGCCCAGCTCATCCAGGTGGGCGACTACAAGGGCGCCAACGAGCAGCTCACCCGCTCGGGCCCCAGCGAGGCCTGGGACCAGAACATCAGCGGCCTGCTCGATGGGCTCTACGGGCACATGCTGACCACCATCGGCGACGGCCGCGGCATGGATCGGCCGGCCATCGAGGCCTCGATGGAATCGCTGTGGATGGCCCAGGCCGACGACGCCGTCCGCGCGGGCCTGGTCGATCGCGAGCTGGACCTGCCGGCATTGGCCGAGACCGTCGCGGGCGAGGACGACCCCCGCATCGTGAAGATCACCGCCGGCGCCAGCCGCGCCGACTTCGACACCTCCAACCCCTTCGCGATCTTCCAGCTGCTCTCCCGCGAGCCCGATCGATCGCTCGACGGCCCCACCATCGCGGTGCTGCACCTCACCGGCAGCATCATGACCGGCGACTCCAGCAGCGGCGGGCTCTTCGGCGGCCAGACCATCGGCAGCCGCTCGGTCCGCAACATCCTCAAGGAGCTCGGCGAGGAGGACATGGTCAAGGGCGTCGTGCTCCGCATCGACTCGCCCGGCGGCTCGGCGACGGCCAGCGAGATCATCTGGCAGGGCGTCCGCGAGCTCCGCGAGCAGAAGCCCGTGTGGGTCAGCGTGGGCTCGATGGCGGCCTCGGGCGGCTACTACATCGCCGTCGCCGGCGAGAAGATCTACGCCAACCCCTCGAGCATCCTGGGCTCCATCGGCGTCGTTGGCGGCAAGATCAGCATGGCCGAGCTCTACGACGAGCTGAAGATCAACGTCGTCGGCCGCGCCCGCGGGCCCCGCGCCGACATCTTCGCCTCCGACCGCCGCTGGAACGACGACCAGATCGCCCTGGTCCGCGGCAAGATGGTCGAGATCTACGACCAGTTCACCGACCGCGTGCAGCGCGGCCGCGCGGGCATCGACCTGTCGAAGACCGCCGAGGGCCGGCTGTTCCTCGGTAAGGACGCCGTCGGGCTCGAGATGGCCGATGAGGTCGGCTCGCTCGACGACGCCGTCGCCGACCTGGCGCAGCACGTGGGCCTGACCGAGTACGACGTGCGGCCGTACCCCGGCCCCAAGTCGCTCGAGCAGTTCCTCGACGAGACATTCGGCGGCATGGCCTCGGCGCCGGGGCTGCTGGCCGGTTCGCCTTCGGTCGAGCACCTGCCGATGCTCCGGGCCGCCCGCGCCGCCATGGGCGAGGCCGCCTGGAAGCAGCTCGCCACCGCGCTCGAGGGCTTCGCCCTGCTCCGCGACGAGCACGTGGTGCTCACCGCGCCGAGCGTCTTCAGCGTTCGGTAG
- a CDS encoding CinA family nicotinamide mononucleotide deamidase-related protein, with product MPDAATAAVLAIGDELILGEKLDTNSAWLAARLGELGARVLEHRTLPDDATAIAGTIAELAAEHDVVVCGGGLGPTLDDCTREAMRQAIEVLTGAPETLVEDPDSLEAIRQWMRDRGSDLMDANRVQALRPTKADALHNDFGTAPGMLVDLEVAAGRRVLASLPGPPREMQPMFEQEVAPRVAGLGDAPPGQLRVVQVFGLGESPLAAAIEPLMVRSNNPAVGTTASDGLVTCRIRSEGGRGLAGPYDAATIDEAMEEAASRIERAAPGHVVGRHNRPLAASLLAELSERGATLATAESCTGGMIGAALTAIPGSSAAYAGGWNTYSNAMKRSQLGVPEAMLDEHGAVSEAVARAMASGARRAAEADLAVSVTGVAGPDGGTSEKPVGTVWIGVAHGDDATEARRFRFGGGREDVRRRSTQAALFLALAACRGERPPTLLGQA from the coding sequence ATGCCGGATGCCGCTACAGCCGCCGTGCTCGCCATCGGCGACGAGCTGATCCTGGGCGAGAAGCTCGACACCAACTCGGCCTGGCTCGCCGCCCGCCTCGGCGAGTTGGGCGCTCGCGTGCTCGAGCACCGGACGCTGCCCGACGACGCGACGGCCATCGCGGGCACCATCGCCGAACTCGCCGCCGAGCACGATGTCGTCGTGTGCGGCGGCGGGCTGGGCCCCACGCTCGACGACTGCACCCGCGAGGCGATGCGCCAGGCCATCGAGGTGCTCACCGGCGCGCCCGAGACCCTCGTCGAAGATCCCGATTCGCTCGAGGCCATCCGCCAGTGGATGCGGGACCGCGGGAGCGATCTGATGGACGCCAACCGCGTGCAGGCGTTGCGACCGACAAAGGCGGATGCGCTCCACAACGACTTCGGCACCGCGCCCGGGATGCTGGTGGATCTGGAAGTCGCCGCCGGCCGCCGCGTGCTGGCCTCGCTGCCGGGCCCGCCCAGGGAGATGCAGCCCATGTTCGAGCAGGAGGTTGCGCCGCGGGTGGCGGGCCTCGGCGATGCGCCGCCCGGGCAGCTGCGGGTGGTGCAGGTGTTCGGGCTGGGCGAGTCGCCGCTGGCGGCGGCCATCGAGCCCCTCATGGTGCGGAGCAACAATCCCGCCGTGGGCACCACGGCTTCGGACGGCCTGGTGACCTGCCGCATCCGATCGGAGGGCGGCCGCGGGCTCGCCGGGCCCTACGACGCCGCCACTATCGACGAGGCAATGGAGGAGGCCGCGTCACGCATCGAGCGGGCGGCGCCGGGCCACGTCGTCGGCCGCCACAACCGCCCGCTCGCCGCCAGCCTGCTCGCCGAGCTCTCTGAGCGCGGCGCCACGCTCGCCACGGCCGAGAGCTGCACGGGCGGCATGATCGGCGCCGCGCTCACGGCCATCCCGGGCAGCTCGGCCGCCTACGCCGGGGGCTGGAACACCTACTCCAACGCCATGAAGCGCAGCCAGCTCGGCGTGCCCGAGGCCATGCTCGATGAGCACGGCGCGGTCAGCGAGGCCGTCGCCCGGGCCATGGCCTCGGGCGCCAGGCGGGCGGCGGAGGCCGACCTCGCGGTCTCGGTCACGGGCGTCGCCGGCCCCGACGGCGGCACGTCCGAGAAGCCGGTGGGCACCGTCTGGATCGGTGTGGCCCACGGCGACGACGCCACCGAGGCCCGCCGCTTCCGCTTCGGCGGCGGCCGCGAGGACGTCCGCCGGCGGTCCACGCAGGCGGCGCTGTTCCTGGCCCTGGCCGCGTGCCGGGGCGAGCGACCACCGACCTTGCTCGGCCAGGCCTAG
- a CDS encoding diguanylate cyclase: MTSAAAPTPTDQAPTDQPPTPGVLVIDDSPLVHRLLKARLRDESIRLLHATDGGEGLDLLEQEAVAAVLLDLTMPELDGFEVLRRISENPGAKHVPIIVLSGAKDSQDKVMAFSLGAMDYITKPFDMAELRARLRSALRIHRLVTMLSERAHVDSLTGLWNRKHFDERLTQEVADNMRHGRPLSLAMLDLDHFKSINDNYGHPAGDAAIQGTADIIAEATRTGDTPCRYGGEELAIILPETTSEQAAVLCDRIREAVAERVWQAHPDRKITISIGVCGCDAASTASPEEWLEAADAALYQSKEGGRNRVTVKALPASDSPKLAAAG; the protein is encoded by the coding sequence TTGACCTCCGCCGCCGCACCAACTCCGACCGATCAGGCCCCCACCGATCAACCGCCGACGCCCGGCGTGCTCGTTATCGATGACTCGCCGCTCGTCCATCGCCTGCTCAAGGCACGGCTGCGGGACGAATCGATCCGCCTGCTGCACGCCACCGACGGCGGCGAGGGCCTGGACCTGCTGGAGCAGGAGGCCGTGGCGGCCGTGCTCCTCGACCTGACCATGCCCGAGCTGGACGGCTTCGAGGTGCTCCGCCGCATCAGCGAGAACCCCGGCGCGAAGCACGTGCCCATCATCGTGCTGTCGGGCGCCAAGGACTCGCAGGACAAGGTGATGGCCTTCAGCCTGGGCGCGATGGACTACATCACCAAGCCCTTCGACATGGCCGAGCTCCGCGCGCGGCTGCGGTCGGCCCTGCGGATCCACCGCCTCGTCACCATGCTCAGCGAGCGGGCCCACGTCGACAGCCTCACCGGCCTGTGGAACCGCAAGCACTTCGACGAGCGGCTGACCCAGGAGGTGGCCGACAACATGCGGCACGGCCGCCCGCTCTCGCTGGCCATGCTCGACCTGGACCACTTCAAGTCCATCAACGACAACTACGGCCACCCGGCGGGCGACGCCGCCATCCAGGGCACCGCCGACATCATCGCCGAAGCCACCCGCACCGGCGACACGCCCTGCCGATACGGCGGCGAGGAGCTGGCGATCATCCTGCCCGAGACCACGTCCGAGCAGGCCGCGGTGCTGTGCGACCGCATCCGCGAAGCCGTCGCCGAGAGGGTCTGGCAGGCCCACCCCGATCGCAAGATCACGATCTCCATCGGCGTGTGCGGCTGCGACGCGGCGAGCACCGCCTCCCCCGAGGAATGGCTCGAGGCCGCCGACGCGGCGCTGTACCAGTCCAAGGAGGGCGGCCGCAATCGCGTGACCGTCAAGGCGCTGCCCGCCTCCGACTCGCCCAAGCTGGCCGCGGCCGGCTAG